The following coding sequences are from one Verrucosispora sp. WMMD573 window:
- a CDS encoding potassium transporter TrkA — protein MGKGIYVQELPGIGKRYDVDLGSNTQRISVVVRRDGNRDLYVFAAGKDDPVAVIEMSEEQARKVGALLAGTYFSE, from the coding sequence ATGGGCAAAGGGATATATGTGCAGGAATTGCCAGGTATCGGCAAGCGGTACGACGTCGACCTGGGCAGCAACACCCAACGGATCTCGGTGGTGGTACGCCGGGACGGCAACCGTGACCTGTACGTTTTCGCCGCCGGCAAGGACGATCCGGTCGCCGTGATCGAGATGTCGGAAGAGCAGGCGCGTAAGGTGGGCGCCCTGTTGGCCGGCACGTACTTCTCCGAGTAG
- a CDS encoding glycoside hydrolase family 43 protein, whose protein sequence is MSRVLTRAGALIAALCLLLLPAAQAPRAEAAALDPFTGYLMAHFTGESATGEQVYFAHSRDGLTWRDLNNGSPVLLSTIGTRGVRDPSIVRSPSGDRYWIVATDLRIASGTSWSDAANRGSRSLVVWESRDLVNWSAPWLINVAGAIPGAGNAWAPEAIYNAATGDYVVYWATNSLRDGVTKHRIWYVRTSDFRSFTAPQLYIERPGGGQGIIDTQIVEVPGSVGGYRYYRASADGHITIEGSNSILGSWTMLGNLSHLGISNGTGGGNVVEGPMWMQFNGRNEWALWLDQYATGRGYLPVTSTNLGSVTNFRTRTDYQLGASRKRHGSILNLTAAEESAVLGRWGATTPANRIQAYTHQDRYVRHANHDVRIDANVSPAQDAQFRVVPGLADAASVSFESVNYPGHYLRHYGFDFVLAASDGSAVFAADATFRQVAGLGNSSWSSFRSYNYPDRYVRHYNYQLRLDPINDAQARADATFRLTS, encoded by the coding sequence ATGTCCAGAGTCCTGACCAGGGCAGGCGCCCTGATCGCAGCCCTCTGTCTGTTGTTGCTGCCGGCGGCGCAGGCGCCGCGTGCCGAGGCCGCCGCCCTCGACCCGTTCACCGGCTACCTGATGGCACACTTCACCGGCGAGTCGGCCACCGGCGAGCAGGTCTACTTCGCGCACAGCCGGGACGGGCTGACCTGGCGCGACCTGAACAACGGCTCACCCGTGCTGCTGTCCACGATCGGCACCCGGGGGGTGCGTGATCCCTCCATCGTCCGATCGCCCTCCGGCGACCGGTACTGGATCGTCGCCACCGATCTGCGAATCGCCAGTGGCACCTCGTGGAGCGACGCGGCGAACCGGGGCAGCAGGTCGCTCGTGGTGTGGGAGTCCCGCGACCTGGTGAACTGGTCCGCACCCTGGCTGATCAACGTCGCCGGTGCGATCCCAGGCGCCGGCAACGCCTGGGCGCCGGAGGCCATCTACAACGCGGCGACCGGCGACTACGTCGTCTACTGGGCGACGAACTCCCTGCGCGACGGCGTGACCAAACACCGCATCTGGTACGTGCGGACCAGTGACTTCCGCAGCTTCACCGCTCCCCAGCTCTACATCGAACGGCCCGGCGGCGGCCAGGGCATCATCGACACCCAGATCGTCGAGGTGCCCGGGTCGGTCGGCGGTTACCGCTACTACCGGGCCTCGGCCGACGGGCACATCACCATCGAGGGCAGCAACTCGATCCTCGGCTCGTGGACGATGCTGGGCAACCTCTCCCACCTCGGCATCTCCAACGGCACCGGCGGCGGCAACGTGGTCGAAGGGCCGATGTGGATGCAGTTCAACGGTCGTAACGAGTGGGCGCTCTGGCTCGACCAGTACGCCACCGGGCGGGGCTACCTGCCGGTCACCTCCACCAACCTGGGCAGTGTCACCAACTTCCGGACCCGGACGGACTACCAGCTGGGTGCCAGCCGTAAACGGCACGGCTCGATCCTGAACCTGACCGCCGCCGAGGAGAGCGCGGTGCTGGGGCGCTGGGGCGCGACCACGCCGGCGAACCGGATCCAGGCATACACCCACCAGGACCGGTACGTGCGGCACGCCAACCACGACGTACGCATCGACGCCAATGTCAGCCCGGCGCAGGACGCCCAGTTCCGGGTGGTGCCGGGGCTTGCCGACGCCGCCAGCGTGTCGTTCGAATCGGTCAACTACCCCGGTCACTACCTGCGGCACTACGGCTTCGACTTCGTGCTGGCGGCCAGCGACGGCAGCGCGGTCTTCGCCGCGGATGCCACCTTCCGGCAGGTCGCCGGTCTGGGCAACTCGTCCTGGTCGTCGTTCCGCTCGTACAACTACCCCGACCGCTACGTCCGGCACTACAACTACCAGCTGCGACTCGACCCGATCAACGACGCCCAGGCACGCGCCGACGCCACGTTCCGCCTCACCTCGTAG
- a CDS encoding WYL domain-containing protein, producing the protein MAILLLLQHREQVTAAEVARELEISERTARRDLDALGMAGVPVYSMQGRGGGWRLVGGARTDLSGLTAHEARALFLVAGPASTAAPAVKAALRKLVHALPEPFRVQAEAAASSLVRDPQRWGASRAEPRPPRFLDALQDAVIRGVQVRLGYIDREGTETERTVHPLGIVAKGPSWYLVANTEAGRRTFRIDRVSSADPTCEPVHRPEGFDLAESWRAIADDVDRRRTPFEVRAVCAPEGIGILRLGFGGRLEVGGASTDGRIEVVICGNDEYKLAGELAGLVDWVEVTGPAGVRDHLASIGGALVERYGSDRRVS; encoded by the coding sequence ATGGCCATCCTCCTGCTGCTGCAACATCGCGAGCAGGTGACGGCAGCGGAGGTCGCCCGGGAGTTGGAGATCTCCGAGCGCACCGCCCGCCGCGACCTCGACGCCCTGGGTATGGCCGGGGTCCCGGTCTACTCCATGCAGGGCCGAGGCGGCGGCTGGCGCCTCGTGGGCGGTGCCCGCACCGACCTGTCCGGGTTGACCGCGCATGAGGCGCGTGCCCTCTTCCTGGTCGCCGGCCCGGCCTCGACTGCGGCGCCGGCCGTGAAAGCGGCGCTGCGCAAGCTCGTCCACGCCCTGCCAGAACCCTTCCGGGTGCAGGCCGAGGCGGCGGCGTCGTCGCTCGTCCGGGACCCGCAGCGGTGGGGGGCGAGCCGGGCCGAGCCACGACCGCCCCGCTTCCTCGACGCGCTCCAGGACGCGGTGATCCGCGGCGTCCAGGTCCGGCTCGGCTACATCGATCGCGAAGGCACCGAGACCGAGCGGACCGTCCACCCGCTGGGCATCGTGGCCAAAGGCCCATCGTGGTACCTCGTCGCCAACACCGAGGCCGGCCGGCGGACCTTCCGGATCGACCGCGTCTCGTCCGCCGACCCGACCTGCGAGCCGGTGCACCGGCCCGAGGGCTTCGACCTTGCCGAGAGCTGGCGCGCGATCGCCGACGACGTCGACCGCAGACGGACCCCCTTCGAAGTCCGGGCGGTGTGCGCGCCCGAGGGGATAGGCATCCTTCGGCTGGGATTCGGCGGTCGGCTCGAGGTGGGAGGCGCCTCGACCGACGGCCGCATCGAGGTCGTCATCTGCGGCAACGACGAGTACAAGCTCGCTGGCGAGCTTGCCGGCCTGGTCGACTGGGTCGAGGTGACCGGCCCTGCGGGTGTGCGGGACCATCTGGCTTCGATCGGCGGCGCGCTCGTCGAGCGATACGGCTCAGACCGGCGCGTTTCGTAA
- a CDS encoding alpha/beta hydrolase, translated as MAINRSARTPTTLPQKTGQEVTCFGRQDAGMTTDFPKPTRIPVNDVELEVFEAGRQNAGNPIVLCHGWPEHAFSWRHQLPALAAAGYHVIVPNQRGYGNSSRPTEVTDYDIAHLSGDLVALLDHYGYDDATFVGHDWGAAVVWGLTLLHPNRVDKVINLSLPYLERGDRPWIEFMEEALGSDFYFVHFNRQPGVADAVFEENTFQFLRNIYRKDVPVAEPQPGNAFINLARMETPPGAPFMSDSELAVFVSAFESTGFTGGLNWYRNLDRNWRILAGVNPIIQQPTLMIYGDRDTVARSERLTEFVPNVEVVSLDCGHWIQQEKPEETTQTILRWLDQRNAA; from the coding sequence ATGGCCATCAACCGGTCGGCTCGCACCCCGACAACACTTCCACAAAAAACCGGTCAGGAGGTGACCTGTTTCGGTCGGCAGGATGCCGGCATGACAACGGACTTTCCCAAACCCACCCGCATCCCCGTCAACGATGTGGAACTCGAAGTCTTCGAAGCCGGCCGGCAGAACGCGGGGAACCCCATCGTGCTCTGTCACGGCTGGCCGGAGCACGCCTTCTCCTGGCGTCATCAGCTGCCCGCGCTCGCGGCAGCGGGCTACCACGTCATCGTCCCGAACCAGCGGGGTTACGGGAACTCGTCCCGCCCGACCGAGGTCACCGACTACGACATCGCACACCTGTCGGGTGACCTCGTCGCACTGCTCGATCACTATGGTTACGACGATGCCACCTTCGTTGGTCATGACTGGGGCGCAGCCGTCGTCTGGGGCCTGACCCTGTTGCACCCGAACCGGGTCGACAAGGTGATCAACCTGAGCCTGCCGTACCTCGAGCGCGGCGACAGGCCCTGGATCGAGTTCATGGAGGAGGCGCTGGGTAGCGACTTCTACTTCGTCCACTTCAACCGGCAGCCGGGCGTCGCGGACGCCGTGTTCGAGGAGAACACGTTCCAGTTCCTTCGGAACATCTACCGGAAGGACGTGCCCGTCGCGGAGCCGCAGCCGGGCAATGCGTTCATCAACCTCGCCAGGATGGAAACGCCGCCCGGTGCGCCCTTCATGAGCGACAGCGAACTGGCCGTCTTCGTCTCCGCCTTCGAATCAACGGGTTTCACGGGCGGTTTGAACTGGTACCGGAACCTGGACCGCAATTGGCGGATACTGGCGGGCGTGAACCCGATCATCCAGCAACCCACCCTCATGATCTACGGCGACCGGGATACGGTCGCGAGGTCCGAAAGGCTGACGGAATTCGTGCCGAATGTGGAAGTGGTCAGTCTGGACTGCGGCCATTGGATCCAGCAAGAGAAGCCGGAAGAAACAACCCAAACGATTCTCAGATGGCTGGACCAGCGGAACGCCGCCTAG
- a CDS encoding dienelactone hydrolase family protein, producing MTDVLLYHHIQGLTDGVRSFADSLRQAGHTVHTPDLFDGRTFGSIEEGFGFARQLGLDAIRERGAVAADELGPGLVYAGFSFGVTIAQRLAQTRPGARGVLLMDSCLPVAQFGEAWPEGVPVQIHGKEGDKFFDEDLSAARELVGSTAAAQLFVYPGDQHLFADSSLDAYDPEASALLMERVRAFLASV from the coding sequence GTGACCGACGTGTTGCTCTACCACCACATCCAAGGCCTGACCGACGGGGTCCGGAGCTTCGCCGACAGCCTGCGACAGGCCGGGCACACCGTGCACACGCCGGACCTGTTCGACGGCCGGACGTTCGGCAGCATCGAGGAGGGGTTCGGATTCGCGCGGCAGTTGGGGCTCGACGCAATCCGGGAGCGCGGCGCCGTCGCCGCCGACGAACTCGGCCCCGGGCTCGTCTACGCCGGATTTTCCTTCGGGGTGACGATCGCCCAGCGGCTCGCGCAGACCCGGCCCGGTGCCCGCGGGGTACTCCTCATGGATTCCTGCCTCCCGGTCGCGCAATTCGGAGAGGCCTGGCCCGAGGGCGTGCCGGTGCAGATCCACGGCAAGGAGGGCGACAAGTTCTTCGACGAGGACCTGTCGGCCGCACGCGAGCTCGTCGGCTCCACGGCGGCCGCCCAGCTATTCGTCTATCCCGGCGATCAGCACCTTTTCGCCGACTCCTCGCTCGATGCGTACGACCCTGAGGCGTCCGCGCTGCTGATGGAGCGGGTGCGGGCGTTTCTCGCCTCCGTCTGA
- a CDS encoding winged helix-turn-helix domain-containing protein, protein MERSVMLVCCAMADNPPDYELVDRLALTRPDQVKAIGHPLRTTILQLLHERAATVTELAEAVKRPKSTVAHHVDVLTRNGLLRVVRTRKVRAIEERFYGRTARMFHVAAEPSPAGEQMPGDFNDFEVAAQESAKAFEQGKLWGFIRHARISEDQASQFWDRMAELVDEFDRMPRSGETMYGFTIGIYPTDHPTLPTAQ, encoded by the coding sequence ATGGAACGTTCCGTGATGCTAGTTTGTTGTGCCATGGCGGACAACCCCCCGGACTACGAGCTGGTCGATCGGCTGGCGCTGACCAGACCGGACCAGGTGAAGGCCATCGGCCACCCGCTCCGCACGACGATCCTGCAGCTCCTCCACGAACGCGCCGCGACCGTGACCGAGTTGGCGGAGGCGGTCAAGCGCCCCAAGAGCACGGTCGCGCACCACGTGGACGTGCTTACCCGCAACGGCCTGCTCCGCGTGGTGCGCACGCGCAAGGTGCGGGCGATCGAGGAGCGCTTCTACGGGCGTACCGCGCGCATGTTCCACGTGGCAGCGGAGCCATCACCCGCTGGCGAACAGATGCCGGGCGACTTCAACGACTTCGAGGTGGCTGCACAAGAGTCGGCGAAGGCGTTCGAGCAGGGGAAGCTCTGGGGCTTCATCCGGCATGCGCGCATCTCGGAGGATCAGGCATCTCAGTTCTGGGACCGGATGGCGGAGCTGGTTGACGAGTTCGACCGGATGCCGAGGTCCGGCGAGACCATGTACGGATTCACGATCGGCATCTATCCCACCGACCACCCGACCCTGCCGACGGCCCAGTGA
- the argS gene encoding arginine--tRNA ligase — translation MTVPSLASSLSDSVTAVAARLGMADLAPQIRRSEHADFQADGVLAAAWTLRRNPRQVAADVVAGLPADGVLASAGVAGPGFVNIELTDRALLAQLACRLGDDRLGVGTPEAGVTTVVDYSQPNIAKEMHVGHLRSTIIGDALVRILEHLGGTVVRRNHIGDWGTQFGMLIQYLVEHPDPPLADDAGTMGRLATLYRRARAQFDTDSTFVDRARRRVVALQAGDPSTVAAWRDIVAESTRYFTHVYDRLGVRLTDADTVGESAYNAALPEVADELERRGVAVTSGGALCVFFDDLRGPDGEPTPLIVRKRDGGFGYAATDLAALRQRVVELHADRLLYVVDARQALHFRMVFETARRAGWLPSAVPAVHVAFGTVLGSDGRPFKTRTGDTVRLVDLLTEAVDRAREVVAAKNPGLTGAALDERARQVGIGAVKYADLATNRARDYTYEPRRMLALAGNTGVYLQYAHARIRSILARAGGADTTVDVTAGLEPAERALILDLDAFADTLAEVVAGHEPHRLCGYLYRLAQTFTAFYERCPVLRATGPQRANRLALCHLTGDTLRTGLHLLGIPTPDHL, via the coding sequence GTGACCGTGCCCTCACTGGCCTCGTCGTTGTCCGACTCCGTCACCGCCGTCGCGGCCCGCCTGGGAATGGCGGATCTCGCGCCGCAGATCCGCCGCTCCGAGCACGCCGACTTCCAGGCCGACGGGGTGCTGGCGGCGGCGTGGACACTGCGCCGCAACCCACGGCAGGTCGCGGCGGATGTGGTCGCCGGCCTACCCGCCGACGGTGTCCTGGCCAGCGCGGGGGTGGCCGGGCCGGGCTTCGTCAACATCGAGCTGACCGACCGGGCGCTGCTGGCGCAGCTGGCCTGCCGGTTGGGCGATGACCGGCTCGGAGTCGGCACTCCCGAGGCCGGCGTCACCACGGTGGTCGACTACTCGCAGCCGAACATCGCCAAGGAGATGCACGTGGGGCACCTGCGCTCCACCATCATCGGCGACGCGCTGGTGCGCATCCTGGAACATCTTGGCGGCACCGTGGTGCGGCGCAACCACATCGGCGACTGGGGAACCCAGTTCGGCATGCTCATCCAGTATCTGGTTGAGCACCCCGACCCACCGCTAGCCGACGACGCCGGCACCATGGGCCGGCTGGCCACGCTCTACCGACGGGCTCGGGCGCAGTTCGACACCGACTCCACGTTCGTCGACCGGGCCCGGCGGCGGGTGGTGGCGTTGCAGGCCGGCGACCCGAGCACGGTGGCCGCCTGGCGGGACATCGTCGCCGAGTCGACCCGCTACTTCACCCACGTCTACGACCGGCTTGGCGTGCGGCTGACCGACGCCGACACGGTGGGGGAGAGCGCCTACAACGCCGCCCTGCCCGAGGTCGCCGACGAGCTCGAACGCCGGGGGGTCGCGGTGACCAGCGGCGGCGCGCTCTGCGTCTTCTTCGACGACCTCCGGGGCCCGGACGGCGAGCCGACACCGCTGATCGTACGCAAGCGCGACGGCGGTTTCGGCTACGCCGCGACCGACCTGGCCGCGCTGCGGCAACGCGTCGTCGAACTGCACGCCGACCGGCTGCTGTACGTGGTCGACGCGCGGCAGGCCCTGCACTTCCGGATGGTCTTCGAAACCGCCCGGCGGGCCGGCTGGCTGCCGTCGGCCGTGCCCGCCGTACACGTCGCCTTCGGTACCGTCCTCGGCTCGGACGGGCGGCCGTTCAAGACCAGGACCGGCGACACCGTCCGCCTGGTCGACCTGCTCACCGAGGCGGTCGACCGGGCCCGGGAGGTGGTCGCGGCGAAGAACCCCGGCCTGACCGGGGCCGCCCTGGACGAGCGGGCGCGGCAGGTCGGCATCGGCGCGGTGAAGTACGCCGACCTGGCGACCAACCGGGCCCGCGACTACACCTACGAGCCACGGCGGATGCTGGCGTTGGCCGGCAACACCGGCGTCTACCTCCAGTACGCCCACGCCCGCATCCGGTCCATCCTGGCCCGGGCCGGCGGCGCCGACACCACAGTCGACGTGACGGCGGGGCTGGAACCGGCGGAGCGGGCGCTGATCCTCGACCTCGACGCGTTTGCCGACACCCTCGCCGAGGTGGTCGCCGGTCACGAGCCGCACCGCCTCTGCGGCTACCTGTACCGGCTGGCGCAGACCTTCACCGCGTTCTACGAGCGCTGCCCGGTGCTGCGTGCCACCGGACCGCAGCGCGCCAACCGCCTGGCCCTGTGCCACCTAACGGGCGACACCCTCCGCACCGGCCTGCACCTGCTCGGCATCCCCACCCCCGATCACCTGTAA
- a CDS encoding VOC family protein: MSSSEKSTSTVRQLRLVVQADDYDAAVRFYRDVLGLPEQAAFSGADDAQVVILDAGRATLEIANPAQKRMIDDVEVGRQVAPRIRVAFEVDDAAATTERLVAAGAEQVAPPTTTPWQSVNARLDAPAGLHITVFQELRTLDERVALDGFGTDAAGSLPTGDDAGR; encoded by the coding sequence GTGAGTTCATCCGAGAAGTCCACCTCGACGGTCCGTCAGCTGCGGCTCGTGGTGCAGGCCGACGACTACGACGCGGCGGTGCGCTTCTATCGCGACGTGCTCGGCCTGCCTGAGCAGGCCGCGTTCTCCGGCGCGGACGATGCCCAGGTGGTGATCCTGGACGCCGGACGGGCCACGCTGGAGATCGCCAACCCGGCGCAGAAGCGCATGATCGACGACGTGGAGGTGGGACGCCAGGTCGCTCCGCGCATCCGGGTGGCCTTCGAGGTGGACGATGCCGCGGCGACCACCGAGCGGCTGGTCGCGGCCGGCGCGGAGCAGGTGGCACCGCCGACCACCACGCCGTGGCAGTCGGTAAACGCCCGCCTCGACGCCCCGGCCGGTCTGCACATCACCGTCTTCCAGGAGCTGCGTACGCTCGACGAGCGCGTCGCGCTCGACGGGTTCGGCACCGACGCGGCCGGGTCCCTGCCCACCGGCGACGACGCGGGGCGGTGA
- a CDS encoding GDSL-type esterase/lipase family protein, whose protein sequence is MDGRRRSRHRTAIAWWSLRRRSRMGVPILMVVGLLTAVQPAMAAPTGSSAEPGMSAAQPETASTGAWDPRPTLPGPVVVPRKGTRPAPFTSRTGPVAPKALPGQEKATGNGLRAGTGAAVRSRTAGAGQDADWYCQEQVARRTSVNADADNYSATVEYLAELSCNFYLDYAYGVAGVVDRTPGYDGTLLYVGSPFAFNRYYYGATSGGVRIPGDFYDGGRQVEILFELYLLAPVGSAWGACGPLPGLRYLLCEGLGTDLLHIVLGTGTLDSGLAAPVIRFTALGDSYSAGTGAPPYLGPPNPAICRRANATYSMQIQGDRFRGLSIDRTNLKACHGARINDLTNRQSLDEFAQVDYVKPYTRLVTLTIGGNDLGFAAKLRDCALSDCGGGPLVTPAELQATQARLVSLYQNILSRMRSDAVLAVLSYPAFLPVPGVDPLPTSSGCFGTNATIDTAELTRIAEATAQARDMIAAAVRATGDGRIVFVDAFDAFRGHRVCSGDPWSNGFVISDPEDSFHPNARGYRAMADRLRQVLGITL, encoded by the coding sequence GTGGACGGAAGACGCCGGTCCCGGCACCGGACCGCCATCGCGTGGTGGTCGCTACGGCGACGTTCCCGGATGGGCGTGCCGATCCTGATGGTGGTCGGGCTGCTGACCGCGGTTCAACCGGCGATGGCCGCCCCGACCGGCTCGTCGGCCGAGCCGGGGATGTCGGCGGCGCAGCCGGAAACCGCGTCGACCGGGGCCTGGGATCCGCGGCCCACGCTGCCCGGACCGGTGGTGGTGCCGCGTAAGGGCACCCGGCCGGCGCCGTTCACCAGCCGGACCGGACCGGTCGCTCCGAAGGCCCTACCGGGGCAGGAGAAGGCGACCGGAAACGGTCTGCGGGCCGGTACCGGTGCGGCGGTGCGCAGCCGGACCGCCGGTGCCGGACAGGACGCGGACTGGTACTGCCAGGAGCAGGTGGCGCGCCGGACCTCGGTGAACGCCGACGCCGACAACTACTCCGCGACCGTCGAGTATCTCGCGGAGCTGAGCTGCAACTTCTACCTCGACTACGCGTACGGTGTCGCCGGTGTCGTCGACCGTACGCCCGGCTACGACGGCACGCTGCTGTACGTGGGCTCGCCGTTCGCCTTCAACCGGTACTACTACGGGGCCACCAGCGGCGGGGTCCGGATCCCCGGTGACTTCTACGACGGTGGCCGCCAGGTGGAGATCCTCTTCGAGCTCTATCTCCTGGCGCCTGTCGGTTCCGCCTGGGGCGCCTGCGGCCCGCTGCCGGGCCTGCGCTATCTGCTCTGCGAGGGACTCGGCACGGATCTGCTGCACATCGTGCTGGGCACCGGGACGCTCGACAGTGGACTTGCCGCGCCGGTGATCCGTTTCACCGCGCTGGGTGACTCGTACTCCGCCGGCACGGGCGCGCCGCCGTACCTCGGCCCGCCGAACCCGGCGATCTGCCGACGCGCCAACGCCACCTACTCGATGCAGATCCAGGGTGACCGCTTCCGGGGCCTGTCGATCGACCGGACGAATCTCAAGGCGTGTCACGGCGCGCGGATCAATGACCTGACCAACCGGCAGAGCCTGGACGAGTTCGCCCAGGTCGACTACGTGAAGCCGTACACGAGGCTGGTGACGCTCACGATCGGCGGCAACGACCTCGGCTTCGCCGCGAAACTGCGCGACTGCGCGCTGTCCGACTGCGGTGGCGGCCCACTGGTCACCCCGGCGGAGCTACAGGCCACCCAGGCCAGGCTGGTCTCGCTCTACCAGAACATCCTCTCCCGGATGCGGTCCGACGCCGTGCTGGCGGTGCTGAGCTACCCGGCCTTCCTGCCGGTGCCGGGGGTGGACCCACTGCCCACGAGTAGCGGATGCTTCGGTACGAACGCCACCATCGACACCGCCGAACTCACCCGCATCGCCGAGGCCACGGCCCAGGCCCGCGACATGATCGCCGCAGCCGTCCGGGCGACCGGTGACGGTCGGATCGTCTTCGTGGACGCCTTCGACGCGTTCCGGGGCCACCGGGTGTGCAGCGGTGATCCGTGGTCCAACGGCTTCGTGATTTCGGACCCGGAGGACTCCTTCCACCCCAACGCCCGCGGCTACCGGGCCATGGCCGACCGGCTGCGCCAGGTGCTGGGCATCACCCTGTGA